In Malania oleifera isolate guangnan ecotype guangnan chromosome 8, ASM2987363v1, whole genome shotgun sequence, a single window of DNA contains:
- the LOC131162702 gene encoding uncharacterized protein LOC131162702 — MPPPCPTCYKRHLEECWLRETVFYQRYQTGHIARDCQAPHAIAFALRPYRGGHQEPHGGHQRNAILTQVYALTLGDAEVAGDIVTGKTHSFIAREFVKLCGFETQQLGVSLSVATPTGVVGIFQRVIQNCLMIIQGRYLSADLVVLELHGFEVILGMDWLVAHYASIDCHQRGVVFRPPRE; from the exons atgccccctccttgccCTACATGTTACAAAAGACATTTGGAAGAGTGTTGGCTCAGGGAGACAGTTTTTTATCAGCGCTATCAGACAGGGCATATAGCGAGAGATTGCCAAGCACCGCATGCGATAGCATTTGCTCTGAGGCCATATAGAGGAGGTCACCAGGAACCTCATGGTGGACATCAGAGGAATGCCATTCTAACACaagtttatgcattgacactCGGAGATGCGGAGGTAGCCGGAGACATCGTGACAG GGAAGACCCACTCTTTTATTGCTCGAgaatttgtgaaattgtgtgggtttgaaactCAGCAGTTGGGAGTTAGTTTATCAGTAGCTACGCCGACAGGGGTGGTAGGGATTTTTCAAAGAGTAATTCAGAACTGCCTCATGATAATTCAAGGGAGGTATCTGTCAGCTGATCTAGTAGTGTTGGAGTTGCATGGATTTGAAGTAATTctaggaatggactggctagttgCTCACTATGCCAGCATCGATTGTCATCAAAGGGgagtggtgtttagacctcccaGGGAgtaa